The following are from one region of the Salmo trutta chromosome 20, fSalTru1.1, whole genome shotgun sequence genome:
- the LOC115155965 gene encoding glutamate-rich protein 6B-like: MACFPLNKELKLTCVTPFAIDFQMRSGLQRRKTHSPKWKSLILQTLSHFMEKNKDIRVNLTQLGGSCCSDTGAMRRRWSWLDHEPHVHTPPFQPICLTLSPNISLRIQTQDCIYLTFTSRKRSVRFNVGAKLKLEHLKSLMLPGPDLDQRHLHMKSAEIYNLLQRMQGYITYQQAPSPQKVMPQYSLVSQMERLKTPLDKHHSVKKRVQIATKAK; encoded by the exons ATGGCCTGTTTTCCACTAAACAAA GAACTAAAGTTAACTTGCGTAACACCATTTGCTATCGACTTTCAAATGAGGTCTGGACTGCAGAGAAGGAAGACTCATTCGCCGAAATGGAAATCATTGATTCTCCAGACACTCTCACACTTTATGGAGAAGAACAAGGACATAAG GGTGAACCTGACCCAGCTGGGAGGCTCCTGCTGTAGTGACACCGGGGCTATGAGGAGGCGCTGGAGTTGGCTGGACCACGAGCCCCATGTCCACACCCCTCCCTTCCAGCCCATCTGTCTGACCCTCAGCCCCAACATCAGCCTCCGCATCCAGACCCAGGACTGCATCTACCTCACCTTCACCTCTCGCAAGAGAAGTGTGAGGTTCAACGTGGGGGCCAAACTCAAG CTGGAGCACTTGAAGAGCCTGATGTTGCCAGGGCCAGACCTGGACCAGAGACACCTCCACATGAAGAGTGCAGAGATCTACAACCTTCTGCAGAGGATGCAGGGCTATATCACCTACCAGCAGGCCCCAAGTCCACAGAAGGTCATGCCCCAATATAGCCTGGTCTCTCAAATGGAGAGACTGAAGACACCTCTGGACAAGCACCACTCAGTCAAGAAGAGAGTTCAGATAGCTACCAAAGCCAAATAA